A DNA window from Microcystis aeruginosa NIES-843 contains the following coding sequences:
- the acpP gene encoding acyl carrier protein codes for MSEGIFDRVKKVVVEQLEVEPEKVTPDASFANDLQADSLDVVELVMALEEEFDIEIPDEAAEQIDTVGKAVDHISEKVGATA; via the coding sequence ATGAGTGAAGGTATTTTCGATCGAGTTAAAAAAGTTGTTGTGGAACAATTAGAAGTAGAGCCGGAAAAAGTTACTCCCGACGCAAGCTTTGCTAATGATCTGCAAGCTGATTCCCTTGATGTGGTCGAGTTAGTGATGGCTTTAGAGGAAGAATTTGATATTGAAATTCCCGACGAAGCGGCCGAACAAATTGACACTGTAGGCAAAGCTGTTGACCATATTAGCGAGAAAGTAGGAGCAACCGCCTAA
- a CDS encoding helix-turn-helix domain-containing protein has product MAKDNLAQFGRCLHNARIQKGLSQERLAEAANLDRTYISLLERGKRNPSLLCLISLCRALNISLSELFNTMSINSDVNTDDVRRFD; this is encoded by the coding sequence ATGGCAAAGGACAATTTAGCTCAATTTGGCAGATGTTTACATAATGCTCGCATTCAAAAGGGTTTATCCCAAGAAAGGTTGGCCGAAGCGGCCAATTTGGATAGAACTTACATCAGTCTTCTTGAACGTGGTAAAAGGAATCCTTCTTTACTATGCTTGATTTCTTTATGTAGAGCATTAAACATAAGTCTTTCGGAGCTTTTTAACACTATGTCTATAAATTCCGATGTAAATACTGATGATGTCAGAAGATTTGATTAA
- a CDS encoding DNA adenine methylase: MSKIAKKLSNSPFRYPGGKFYARKLILACLPSHHKYCEPFAGGASIFFAKESVAENILNDKDEELMNCYRHIKDHLDSLIELLKDLNATKELHNYYKNEFQPANDLERAMRWYYLNRTSYSGIMKLENCYWGYGDKYSMRPENWPSHLKTTSEKLQNVNLSCLDFEDLINQLPDDYFLFVDPPYFQADQNKFYSCFFSLEDHERLCKTLKKHQHRFKFLLTYDNCSEIREMYDWCISLQDNEWNYTINRTDDQKNGLKLEHGYQSERRKGKEVFIANYDLQKPARFTPLQLSLFDVS; encoded by the coding sequence ATGTCCAAAATCGCTAAAAAACTTAGTAATTCTCCTTTTCGTTATCCTGGCGGTAAATTTTATGCCCGTAAGCTAATCTTAGCTTGTCTTCCTAGTCACCATAAGTATTGTGAACCCTTTGCGGGGGGAGCATCTATATTCTTTGCTAAGGAAAGTGTAGCAGAGAATATTCTCAATGACAAAGATGAGGAATTAATGAACTGTTATCGACATATCAAAGATCATCTTGATAGTCTAATTGAATTATTAAAAGATCTAAACGCTACCAAAGAATTACACAATTATTATAAAAATGAATTTCAACCAGCCAATGACCTAGAAAGAGCCATGCGTTGGTATTATCTAAATAGAACTTCCTACTCAGGAATTATGAAACTTGAAAATTGTTATTGGGGCTATGGTGATAAGTATTCTATGCGTCCTGAAAACTGGCCTTCTCACCTAAAAACCACTTCGGAAAAACTGCAAAATGTCAATTTATCTTGTTTAGATTTTGAAGATTTAATCAATCAATTACCCGATGATTACTTTTTATTTGTCGATCCTCCTTACTTTCAAGCAGATCAAAATAAATTCTATTCCTGCTTCTTCAGTCTAGAAGATCATGAAAGGTTATGTAAGACGTTGAAAAAACATCAACATCGATTTAAATTTCTTTTGACTTATGATAATTGCTCCGAAATTAGAGAAATGTATGATTGGTGTATTTCTTTACAAGATAATGAATGGAATTACACTATTAATCGAACTGATGATCAAAAAAATGGTTTAAAATTAGAACATGGTTATCAGAGTGAAAGACGCAAGGGCAAGGAGGTATTTATTGCTAATTATGATCTTCAGAAACCTGCAAGATTTACACCTCTACAATTAAGTTTATTCGATGTATCTTGA
- a CDS encoding hemolysin family protein, which translates to MDNQDLLTRLILVFLLIVLNAFFVAAEFSLVSVRRTRISQLVAAGDVPAQTVQSLQRSLDRLLSTTQLGITLSSLALGWIGESTMTVFVRKLLSFLPFSLNWQNLLSHGFSLCLAFLIVAYLQIVFGELYPKSLALIYAEPMARLLAAPIGVISRIFKPFIGILNQSTRFLLVLTRIPEVDLQRSSRVTSEELQLIISMEGELTGLEAAERKILNNVFQFSEITAAEIMVPHNRLVAISSTATFEELLLQVVNSGYSCYPVEGDSGDDIRGLIDFKDLALPLAQGQLNLTTPIKPWLKPVRFFPETTALNELLTVMRESSLKMVIIVDEFGRTAGLLTLKDLIGEILGTFSPSDESGTVKYQLLDESTFLVQAQMNLEDVNKALNLSLPLADEYQTLAGFVLHHWQKIPKVGEQLYYQNLEFTIISKVGPRLEQIKIYRQQLSS; encoded by the coding sequence ATGGATAATCAGGATTTATTGACTCGTTTAATTTTAGTCTTTTTACTAATCGTCCTCAATGCTTTTTTCGTAGCGGCCGAATTTTCGCTCGTGTCTGTCCGTCGTACCCGCATCAGTCAGCTAGTGGCTGCGGGAGATGTGCCAGCGCAGACGGTCCAATCTCTACAAAGAAGTCTCGATCGCTTACTTTCCACTACCCAATTAGGTATCACCCTTTCTAGTTTAGCTTTAGGTTGGATCGGGGAGAGTACCATGACCGTTTTTGTGAGGAAATTACTAAGTTTTTTACCCTTTTCCTTAAACTGGCAAAATCTTCTCTCCCATGGTTTCTCTCTTTGTCTAGCTTTTTTAATCGTGGCCTATCTCCAGATAGTTTTTGGGGAACTTTATCCCAAATCCCTCGCTTTAATTTATGCCGAACCAATGGCGCGATTATTAGCGGCACCTATTGGCGTTATTTCCCGAATTTTTAAGCCTTTTATCGGTATTCTTAACCAATCAACTCGTTTTTTATTGGTTTTAACCCGTATCCCCGAAGTAGATCTACAGCGTTCTAGTCGGGTAACTTCCGAGGAATTACAATTAATTATCAGCATGGAAGGGGAATTAACGGGATTAGAAGCAGCGGAAAGGAAAATTTTAAATAATGTTTTCCAGTTTAGCGAAATCACTGCCGCGGAAATCATGGTTCCCCATAACCGTTTAGTAGCTATTTCCTCGACCGCAACTTTTGAGGAATTATTGCTCCAAGTAGTTAACAGTGGCTATTCTTGTTATCCTGTGGAAGGAGATTCCGGTGATGATATCCGTGGTCTGATCGATTTTAAAGATTTAGCTTTACCCCTTGCTCAGGGTCAGTTAAATTTAACAACCCCGATTAAACCTTGGTTAAAACCTGTGCGTTTTTTCCCCGAAACCACTGCTTTAAATGAATTACTAACAGTGATGCGGGAATCATCCTTAAAGATGGTTATCATTGTCGATGAATTTGGCAGAACAGCCGGTTTATTAACCCTAAAAGATTTAATCGGTGAGATTCTGGGAACTTTTTCCCCTAGTGATGAATCAGGAACAGTAAAATATCAACTCCTCGATGAATCGACTTTTCTCGTACAAGCACAAATGAATTTAGAGGACGTGAACAAAGCATTAAATTTAAGTTTACCCTTGGCCGATGAATACCAAACCCTAGCTGGTTTTGTCCTCCATCATTGGCAAAAAATACCGAAGGTGGGAGAACAATTATATTACCAAAATTTAGAATTTACCATCATTTCTAAGGTCGGCCCTCGCTTGGAACAAATTAAGATTTATCGGCAACAACTATCCTCATGA
- a CDS encoding murein transglycosylase A encodes MKHLLTLLPLSLGLIALTPANLPLERFEISQLGTSTGYDERLLTDKKTLLQAIDHSLRYLNSSAAIRAYQNYPIPEINRQRVQRSLVRFRQLVQNSPTPAALQKAVKKEFIWYRSLGNDSQGNVKFTGYFEPIYQASRQKTAEYKYPLYRRPANFSRWSKPHPARVELEGKDGLLGENSRLSRYELVWLKDRLEAYLVHVQGSAKLRLPNGQIMSIGFDGNTEHPYTSLGKEMIADGIFPAEGLTLPMVLDFLRNNPEQLKNYIPRNNRFIFFRETHGAAATGSIGVPVLPERSIATDKSIFPPGALAVIETEIPQGNLNKKLVSRYVLDQDTGSAIKGTGRVDIFMGTGKNAGERAGLINTPGQLYYLLLRE; translated from the coding sequence ATGAAACACCTTTTGACACTCCTCCCCCTCAGCTTGGGATTAATTGCCCTCACCCCCGCAAATTTGCCCCTAGAACGTTTTGAAATCTCACAATTAGGAACATCTACGGGATACGATGAACGACTGCTAACGGACAAAAAAACCCTCCTACAAGCGATCGATCATAGTTTACGTTATCTGAATAGCTCGGCGGCGATCCGCGCCTATCAAAATTATCCTATTCCTGAAATAAATCGTCAGCGAGTGCAGCGTTCCTTAGTCCGTTTTCGTCAATTAGTGCAGAATTCTCCCACTCCCGCAGCTCTACAAAAGGCAGTTAAAAAAGAATTTATTTGGTATCGTTCTTTGGGTAATGATAGCCAGGGAAATGTTAAATTTACTGGTTATTTTGAGCCAATTTATCAAGCAAGTCGGCAAAAAACCGCCGAGTATAAATATCCTCTTTATCGCCGACCTGCTAACTTTTCTCGCTGGTCAAAACCCCATCCAGCTAGGGTAGAATTAGAGGGAAAAGATGGTTTACTGGGGGAAAATAGCCGTCTCTCGAGATACGAATTAGTCTGGTTAAAAGATCGCTTAGAAGCTTATTTAGTTCATGTGCAAGGTTCGGCGAAATTACGTTTACCTAATGGTCAAATTATGAGCATCGGTTTTGATGGCAATACCGAGCATCCCTACACAAGTCTGGGAAAAGAAATGATTGCCGATGGTATTTTTCCTGCTGAGGGTTTAACCTTACCAATGGTTTTGGATTTTCTCAGAAATAATCCTGAGCAATTAAAGAATTATATTCCCCGCAATAATCGGTTTATTTTCTTTCGAGAAACCCACGGCGCAGCTGCCACTGGTAGTATTGGAGTTCCGGTTTTACCGGAAAGATCGATCGCTACAGATAAAAGTATTTTTCCCCCCGGTGCTTTAGCAGTAATTGAGACAGAAATTCCCCAGGGAAATCTTAATAAAAAATTAGTTAGTCGCTATGTTCTCGATCAAGATACTGGCAGTGCGATTAAAGGTACTGGGAGGGTAGATATTTTTATGGGAACAGGAAAAAATGCGGGTGAGCGAGCCGGTTTAATTAATACTCCCGGTCAATTATATTATTTATTATTGAGGGAATAG
- the tkt gene encoding transketolase produces the protein MVVASQSLEELCINAVRFLAVDAVEKAKSGHPGLPMGAAPMAFVLWDQFLRFNPKNPQWVNRDRFVLSAGHGCMLQYALMYLTGYDSVPLEEIKQFRQWKSKTPGHPENFVTEGVEVTTGPLGQGIANGVGLALAEAHLAARFNKPDAKIIDHYTYVILGDGCNMEGISGEACSLAGHWGLGKLIALYDDNHISIDGSTDIAFTEDVSKRFEAYGWHVQHVENGNTDLDAIANAIAAAKAVTDKPSMIKITTTIGYGSPNKSNTADVHGAALGATEIELTRKALGWEYEPFVVPDEVLNRFRQAVDKGATAETDWNKLFNEYQAKYPAEAALFEQLTTGQLPEGWEQALPVYKPEDKALASRKHSEICLNALAGVLPGLIGGSADLTHSNYTELEHFGNFQKGSYQERNVHFGVREHAMGAICNGIALHNTGLIPYGATFLIFTDYMRNSIRLSALSETRVIWVMTHDSIALGEDGPTHQPVEHVASLRAIPNLLVMRPGDGTETSGAYKVAVSETKRPTLLALSRQNLPNLAGTSLDGVAKGAYIITDSEGTPDVILIGTGGELYLCDKAAAVLKEAGIKARVVSMPCWELFEEQSAEYKESVLPKAVKKRLAVEAGSTMGWHRYITDEGDVLGVDTFGASAPGGVILEKFGFTVNNVVAKAKALLG, from the coding sequence ATGGTTGTCGCCTCCCAATCCCTCGAAGAACTTTGTATTAATGCGGTGCGTTTTTTAGCGGTGGATGCCGTAGAAAAAGCTAAATCGGGACACCCCGGACTGCCGATGGGGGCCGCACCCATGGCCTTTGTCCTCTGGGATCAATTCCTGCGTTTTAACCCGAAAAACCCCCAATGGGTCAATCGCGATCGTTTTGTTCTCTCCGCCGGTCACGGTTGTATGCTGCAGTATGCTTTGATGTACCTGACCGGATACGATAGCGTCCCCCTAGAGGAAATTAAACAATTCCGGCAGTGGAAATCGAAAACCCCTGGCCACCCCGAAAATTTCGTCACGGAAGGGGTAGAAGTGACCACTGGTCCTCTGGGTCAAGGGATTGCTAATGGTGTCGGTTTGGCCCTAGCAGAAGCCCATTTAGCGGCCCGTTTCAACAAGCCGGATGCCAAAATTATCGACCATTACACCTATGTGATTTTGGGTGATGGTTGCAATATGGAGGGTATTTCCGGGGAAGCTTGTTCTTTAGCCGGTCACTGGGGTTTAGGCAAGTTAATCGCTCTCTACGATGATAACCATATCTCGATCGATGGTTCCACCGATATCGCTTTCACCGAAGACGTGAGCAAGCGTTTTGAAGCCTACGGTTGGCACGTTCAGCACGTCGAGAATGGTAACACCGATTTAGATGCCATTGCCAATGCGATCGCAGCCGCCAAAGCTGTCACCGATAAACCCTCGATGATTAAAATCACCACCACCATCGGTTATGGTTCCCCCAATAAGTCTAATACCGCCGATGTTCACGGGGCAGCTTTGGGAGCAACAGAAATCGAGTTAACCCGAAAAGCATTAGGTTGGGAATACGAGCCGTTTGTGGTTCCCGATGAGGTGTTAAATCGTTTCCGGCAAGCAGTGGACAAGGGAGCGACGGCAGAAACGGACTGGAATAAGTTATTTAACGAATATCAGGCCAAATATCCCGCAGAAGCGGCTTTATTTGAACAGTTAACCACCGGTCAACTGCCGGAAGGTTGGGAGCAAGCTTTACCGGTTTATAAACCCGAAGATAAGGCGCTCGCTAGTCGTAAACACTCGGAAATCTGCTTAAATGCGCTTGCGGGGGTTTTACCCGGTTTAATCGGTGGTTCGGCGGATTTAACCCACTCTAACTACACCGAATTAGAGCATTTTGGTAATTTCCAAAAAGGCAGTTATCAGGAGCGTAACGTCCATTTTGGCGTGCGGGAACACGCGATGGGGGCGATTTGTAACGGGATTGCTCTCCATAACACGGGATTGATTCCCTACGGGGCGACTTTCCTGATTTTCACCGACTATATGCGGAATTCTATCCGTTTATCGGCATTGTCAGAAACCCGCGTCATCTGGGTAATGACTCACGATTCCATTGCCTTAGGGGAAGATGGACCGACTCACCAACCCGTGGAACACGTTGCTTCTCTGCGCGCTATTCCTAACCTCTTAGTCATGCGTCCGGGGGATGGTACGGAAACTTCCGGTGCTTATAAAGTAGCGGTGAGCGAAACTAAGCGCCCGACGTTACTAGCATTATCCCGTCAAAATCTGCCCAATTTAGCGGGAACTTCCCTCGATGGTGTGGCTAAAGGTGCTTATATTATCACCGATTCTGAAGGTACTCCCGATGTCATTCTCATCGGTACGGGTGGCGAGTTGTATCTCTGCGATAAAGCGGCTGCGGTGTTAAAAGAAGCAGGAATTAAAGCTCGCGTCGTTTCTATGCCCTGTTGGGAGCTATTCGAGGAACAATCGGCAGAATACAAAGAATCGGTACTGCCGAAAGCAGTGAAAAAACGTCTCGCAGTGGAAGCGGGTTCAACCATGGGTTGGCATCGTTACATCACCGATGAGGGGGATGTGTTGGGGGTTGATACCTTCGGCGCTTCTGCTCCAGGAGGTGTGATTCTAGAGAAGTTCGGTTTTACCGTGAATAACGTGGTAGCGAAGGCAAAAGCGTTGTTAGGTTAA
- the fabF gene encoding beta-ketoacyl-ACP synthase II, translated as MTELPLKRVVITGMGAITPLGNNLADYWTGLINGKSGIGLITHFDASRHACRIAGEVRGFDPHDYVDRKEAKRMDRFAQFAVAASLQALQDSRLVIDALNADDIGVLIGTGVGGIKVLEDQQEIYLTKGPGRCSPFMIPMMIANMAAGLTAIHTGAKGPSNCTVTACAAGSNAIGDAFRLVQRGLAKAMICGGTEAAVTPLGLAGFASAKALSTRNDDPTRASRPFDKDRDGFVMGEGAGILIIEELETALARGARIYAEMIGYGLTCDAYHMTAPVPDGRGATRAIELAIKDAGLTPAEISYINAHGTSTGANDPTETKAIKKALGESAYQIPVSSTKSMTGHLLGGSGGIEAVATVMAIANERIPPTLNLDNPDPDCDLDYVPYESRQQIVNAALSNSFGFGGHNVTLAFRKYA; from the coding sequence ATGACAGAATTGCCATTAAAAAGGGTTGTCATCACGGGGATGGGTGCAATCACTCCCCTCGGCAATAATCTAGCAGACTATTGGACAGGCTTAATCAACGGCAAAAGTGGCATTGGTTTAATTACACACTTTGATGCCTCCCGTCACGCTTGTCGCATTGCTGGGGAAGTGCGGGGTTTTGACCCCCACGACTATGTGGATCGCAAAGAGGCAAAGCGCATGGACCGTTTCGCTCAATTTGCCGTCGCCGCCAGTTTGCAAGCACTGCAAGATTCTCGATTAGTTATCGACGCTCTCAATGCCGATGATATAGGCGTACTAATCGGTACGGGCGTGGGTGGCATAAAAGTGCTTGAGGATCAACAGGAAATTTACTTGACAAAAGGTCCGGGCCGGTGTAGTCCCTTCATGATCCCGATGATGATTGCCAATATGGCCGCTGGTTTAACCGCCATCCACACGGGGGCCAAAGGACCGAGTAACTGCACCGTGACCGCTTGCGCCGCCGGTTCCAATGCCATCGGCGATGCTTTTCGTCTAGTACAAAGGGGTTTGGCCAAAGCGATGATCTGCGGTGGGACGGAGGCCGCCGTTACCCCCCTAGGATTGGCTGGTTTTGCCTCCGCTAAGGCCCTGTCCACCCGCAACGATGACCCCACCCGGGCCAGTCGTCCCTTTGACAAGGATCGGGATGGTTTTGTTATGGGGGAAGGGGCAGGAATCTTGATTATAGAGGAATTAGAAACGGCCTTAGCCCGTGGGGCGCGGATTTACGCCGAAATGATCGGTTATGGTCTGACTTGCGATGCCTATCACATGACGGCACCGGTTCCCGATGGTCGTGGGGCCACCAGAGCGATCGAATTAGCGATCAAAGATGCCGGTTTGACTCCGGCGGAAATTAGCTATATCAACGCCCACGGCACCAGTACAGGGGCCAATGATCCCACGGAAACCAAGGCGATTAAAAAAGCTTTAGGAGAATCGGCCTACCAAATCCCCGTCAGTTCCACCAAATCGATGACAGGCCACCTTTTAGGCGGTTCTGGCGGCATTGAAGCCGTGGCCACGGTAATGGCGATCGCTAATGAGCGGATTCCCCCGACTCTCAACCTTGACAATCCTGACCCCGATTGTGATCTTGATTACGTCCCCTACGAAAGTCGTCAGCAGATAGTTAACGCTGCCCTCTCCAACTCCTTTGGATTTGGTGGCCATAACGTCACCTTAGCTTTTAGAAAATATGCTTGA
- a CDS encoding KGGVGR-motif variant AAA ATPase, translating to MRRRPLLTWFDIKRKIARETANGNDLPDSIVKISCFSSALEIGIQSQNDQPKANSILKEWFGDWYQESEQIIQLDIDNASIPVEFILIDNSSYFSPSIRPFWQEVAYLKENTDSEQSDNFLPNAYQDKPEIIAFYSFKGGVGRTLHLAAYILALLARAKDINKPIKILVIDSDLEAPGLTYWQRYESQEATVSLSNFLEVYQYPKPSLEVALSWVTQEIKKTAKQQNKSTLYFLPAFIEEEELLDTPILPENLARNPSGAWEVGDAIHQLGQKLAVDYIFIDLRAGLSEISSPILFDSRIQRFLVTTVNEQSWRGVRMVLEKIGLLAPSDSKVKDDNYYDPSIIISFLTPEVRNLSAFENILEQLQSAYVQPKNESLYTTRLDIKETYFAQELLYVNNWDEAQNKLSSTSLMELARQWAEDELSNNSIASATPSDNSLDDVKKLRDTCNKYIYAEKGEGEDLLITEPLKNLARNFQDKLPNVISIGAKGAGKTFNYIQLSRLQSWENFLNKVDPQNQENSRENLGLIFPLLQSKNLAEDAKDILEQARQNVNNFLNNDYQFSFSDLRDRITQSLSNQDWNEVDWTNFWIKEISRVLGYNPENCQLHKLHEYLQQKNSKIIFLFDGLEDDFPNVANDKDNLQRKALKALIDHLPNKLSEIRQSNLGLIVFLRRDFLRYTITQNSQQFENLYRNYDLSWNLESFLKLSYWLCIQSSVINANPQDLFDCSIEDLKGKLERLWGKKLGADNAREAKSDNWIFAALTDFNGRLQARDIVRFLYHAANITVEKKEEIQFTKWSNTRLLPPQAIRRALKPCSEEKVDESKEEYPIFKIWVQERLHEYSDKKIPFSLEQFNLDATTVNILEQMGVIYEDKDKEDAVRYYMPEIFREGLGFSSQGARPRVLALKRKVLGKSNF from the coding sequence ATGAGAAGACGGCCATTACTAACTTGGTTTGATATTAAAAGAAAAATTGCTCGCGAAACCGCTAACGGAAATGACTTACCTGATAGTATTGTTAAAATTAGTTGTTTTAGTAGTGCTTTAGAGATTGGTATTCAAAGTCAAAATGATCAACCAAAAGCTAACTCAATATTAAAAGAATGGTTCGGAGATTGGTATCAAGAATCAGAACAAATTATTCAGCTAGATATTGATAATGCTTCTATTCCTGTAGAATTTATTTTAATAGATAATAGTTCTTATTTTTCTCCATCGATTCGACCTTTTTGGCAGGAAGTCGCTTATTTAAAAGAAAATACAGATTCAGAGCAATCGGATAATTTTTTACCCAATGCTTATCAAGATAAGCCAGAAATTATTGCTTTTTATTCTTTTAAAGGTGGTGTGGGAAGAACCCTACATTTAGCCGCTTATATTCTTGCTCTCTTAGCAAGAGCAAAAGATATAAATAAACCAATTAAAATTTTAGTTATTGACTCAGATTTAGAGGCTCCGGGGTTAACCTATTGGCAAAGGTATGAAAGTCAAGAGGCAACCGTATCTTTGAGCAATTTTTTAGAAGTTTATCAATATCCCAAGCCATCTCTAGAGGTGGCACTCTCTTGGGTAACTCAAGAAATTAAGAAAACTGCCAAACAGCAAAATAAATCAACTTTATATTTTTTACCCGCTTTTATTGAAGAAGAAGAACTCTTAGATACTCCTATACTGCCAGAAAATTTAGCCAGAAATCCGTCGGGTGCTTGGGAGGTAGGGGATGCAATTCATCAATTAGGGCAAAAATTAGCAGTAGATTATATATTTATTGATTTAAGAGCAGGATTAAGTGAAATTTCTAGCCCAATTTTATTTGACTCTAGAATCCAAAGATTTTTAGTAACAACAGTTAATGAGCAATCTTGGCGAGGTGTCAGGATGGTTTTAGAAAAAATTGGCTTACTAGCTCCCAGTGACTCAAAAGTAAAGGATGATAATTATTATGATCCTTCGATAATTATTAGTTTTTTAACCCCAGAAGTCAGAAATTTATCAGCATTTGAGAATATTTTAGAGCAATTACAGTCGGCTTATGTTCAACCCAAAAATGAGAGTTTATATACTACTAGACTGGATATTAAAGAAACTTATTTCGCCCAAGAGTTACTATATGTTAACAATTGGGACGAAGCTCAAAACAAATTAAGTTCAACTTCCTTGATGGAACTGGCAAGACAATGGGCAGAAGATGAATTATCTAATAATAGCATTGCATCAGCCACACCTTCAGATAACTCCTTAGATGATGTGAAAAAACTCAGGGATACTTGCAATAAATATATTTATGCAGAAAAGGGAGAAGGGGAAGATTTACTCATTACCGAGCCATTGAAAAATCTCGCTCGTAATTTTCAAGATAAACTACCTAATGTTATCTCAATTGGTGCTAAAGGTGCGGGAAAAACCTTTAATTATATTCAGCTATCTCGCCTACAGTCTTGGGAAAATTTTTTAAATAAAGTTGATCCTCAAAATCAAGAAAATTCCCGAGAAAATCTCGGTTTAATATTTCCTTTACTGCAATCAAAAAATTTAGCAGAGGATGCCAAAGATATTCTTGAGCAAGCACGGCAAAATGTTAATAATTTTCTTAATAATGATTATCAATTTTCCTTCTCGGATTTAAGAGACAGAATCACGCAGTCGCTATCAAATCAGGATTGGAATGAGGTTGATTGGACAAATTTTTGGATCAAAGAAATTTCGAGAGTTTTAGGTTATAATCCTGAAAATTGTCAATTACATAAACTGCATGAATACCTTCAACAAAAAAACTCGAAGATTATATTTTTATTTGATGGATTAGAAGATGATTTTCCTAATGTTGCCAATGATAAGGATAACCTTCAACGAAAAGCCTTGAAAGCTTTGATCGATCATTTACCCAATAAATTATCAGAAATTCGGCAATCTAATCTCGGCTTGATTGTCTTTCTGCGTCGAGATTTCTTGAGATATACAATCACACAAAACTCGCAACAATTTGAAAACTTATATCGTAATTATGATCTATCTTGGAATCTAGAATCGTTTCTTAAACTTTCCTATTGGCTCTGCATACAATCATCGGTTATTAATGCTAACCCTCAAGATTTATTCGATTGTTCAATTGAAGATTTAAAAGGAAAACTAGAACGACTTTGGGGCAAAAAATTAGGAGCAGATAATGCAAGGGAAGCTAAGTCAGACAATTGGATTTTTGCCGCTTTAACCGATTTTAATGGAAGACTACAAGCGCGGGATATTGTGAGATTTTTGTACCATGCTGCTAATATTACTGTAGAAAAAAAAGAAGAAATACAATTTACTAAATGGTCGAATACTAGACTGTTACCTCCCCAAGCGATTCGACGAGCGCTTAAACCCTGTAGTGAAGAAAAAGTTGACGAGTCTAAGGAAGAATATCCTATATTTAAAATCTGGGTACAAGAAAGGTTACATGAATATAGTGATAAAAAAATTCCTTTTTCTCTAGAACAGTTTAATCTGGATGCTACTACAGTCAATATTCTTGAGCAAATGGGAGTAATTTACGAGGACAAGGATAAAGAAGATGCAGTTCGTTATTATATGCCCGAAATATTCCGTGAAGGGTTAGGATTTTCTAGTCAAGGTGCGCGTCCTCGTGTTCTCGCTTTAAAGCGCAAAGTTTTGGGGAAATCAAATTTTTAA